One Longimicrobium sp. genomic window carries:
- a CDS encoding ATP-binding protein, which yields MDPGIPSTAPPSAGHSPLVSVEWDADGRVTRWPAEAEALFGWRADEVLGKRSADWPFVHPDDRAAVRERTLEMVRGTARQTLSINRNVTSDGRILHCEWYNTAVVDAAGELVAQLSLVLDVTARERAFAEMQDARAAAERAAERTRGLQWVTAALSEALTPAEVTRVVMEQGIALLGAAAGVVVLLDAEGERLELVEHRGYPEHMMEGWRSFPVAVRVPLADAARTGEPVALRSLAERARLYPALANTPTPYPAILSVPLSVEGEVLGALGLSFAAERELGEEEVDLAMALARQCAQAVHRATLYQREREARREVESLGERLHLALDSANIGTWDFDPVSGKLSWDRRCREIFGVGRRVRVDYRSFLAAIHPEDRAVTDAEVQRALDPAGTGEYIVEYRIRGGEGAVSWALARGRAFFEGEGEARQATRFIGTILDVTERVRARRRTELLADAGTALAVSSDAEGVLRALARIGATRLAAGCAVFLASPDGAPEQVESAVRERGEVRFLGRPAPSLLPAGHPVARVLLTGQAELIPTDELLAGLFGAGEWGRGAVVPMRVDGRIIGAIVLAGGAEEGWGTEELAMAEELARRAALAVERARLYERALAANVAKSQFLATMSHEIRTPINAIIGYAELLEIGIAGPLTEGQAGYLERVRYSSRHLLGLINDILDLAKVEAGEMRFARERVPAEEAAASVVAMILPQAEAKGVRLAAEVCQAGAELLGDGDRIRQVLLNLVSNAVKFTHAGGRVTVRSGTSSAPPPGTPLPGTGPWGFVEVADTGIGIPGEQLARIFDPFTQVDGTHTRQQGGTGLGLAISRTFARRMGGEVSVWSMPGEGSVFTLWLPAAELPVAEAPAAAAVPSEVPGLASVGRVLEERVEEVLAAWTQRIGRDPALPHARGVEWVQLEYALLFEEAERVLRRHVSALTDADPGPALEVVRGVIDRAAELAVEGHAVPHEIVAAIAEADRVIGRTRQAVRRLHGRVEPRRRTDAGEGR from the coding sequence ATGGATCCAGGTATTCCCTCCACCGCACCCCCGTCCGCGGGGCACTCGCCGCTCGTGTCGGTGGAGTGGGACGCCGACGGGCGGGTGACGCGCTGGCCCGCCGAGGCCGAGGCGCTCTTCGGGTGGCGCGCGGACGAGGTGCTGGGGAAGCGCTCTGCCGACTGGCCCTTCGTTCACCCCGACGACCGCGCGGCCGTCCGCGAGCGCACCCTGGAGATGGTGCGCGGGACGGCGCGCCAGACGCTTTCCATCAACCGCAACGTCACGAGCGACGGGCGCATCCTGCACTGCGAGTGGTACAACACCGCCGTGGTGGATGCGGCCGGCGAGCTGGTCGCGCAGCTCTCGCTGGTGCTGGACGTAACCGCGCGCGAGCGTGCCTTCGCGGAGATGCAGGATGCGCGCGCCGCCGCCGAGCGCGCCGCGGAGCGCACCCGCGGCCTGCAGTGGGTGACCGCCGCCCTGTCCGAGGCGCTGACCCCCGCCGAGGTGACGCGCGTCGTGATGGAGCAGGGGATCGCGCTGCTGGGCGCCGCGGCCGGCGTGGTGGTGCTGCTGGACGCGGAAGGCGAGCGGCTGGAGCTCGTGGAGCACCGCGGCTATCCGGAGCACATGATGGAGGGGTGGCGCAGCTTTCCGGTGGCCGTGCGCGTGCCGCTGGCGGACGCCGCGCGCACCGGGGAGCCGGTCGCGCTGCGCTCGCTGGCGGAGCGCGCGCGCCTCTATCCCGCCCTCGCGAATACGCCGACCCCGTACCCGGCCATCCTCTCCGTTCCCCTTTCGGTGGAGGGTGAGGTGCTGGGCGCGCTGGGGCTCAGCTTCGCCGCCGAGCGCGAGCTGGGTGAGGAGGAGGTCGATCTGGCGATGGCGCTGGCGCGGCAGTGCGCGCAGGCCGTCCACCGCGCCACGCTCTACCAGCGCGAACGCGAGGCCCGGCGCGAGGTGGAATCGCTCGGCGAGCGGCTGCACCTCGCCCTCGATTCCGCGAACATCGGGACGTGGGACTTCGACCCCGTCTCTGGCAAGCTGAGCTGGGACAGGCGGTGCAGGGAGATCTTTGGCGTGGGACGCCGCGTGCGCGTGGACTACCGCTCCTTCCTCGCCGCCATCCACCCCGAAGACCGCGCGGTGACGGACGCGGAGGTGCAGCGGGCGCTGGACCCGGCCGGGACGGGCGAGTACATCGTGGAGTACCGCATCCGCGGCGGCGAGGGCGCGGTAAGCTGGGCGCTGGCCCGCGGGCGCGCCTTCTTCGAGGGCGAGGGAGAGGCGCGCCAGGCCACCCGCTTCATCGGCACCATCCTGGACGTCACCGAGCGCGTGCGCGCTCGCCGCCGCACGGAGCTGCTCGCCGACGCCGGGACCGCGCTCGCCGTGTCGTCCGACGCGGAGGGGGTGCTGCGCGCGCTGGCCCGCATCGGGGCGACGCGGCTGGCCGCGGGGTGCGCCGTCTTCCTGGCGAGCCCGGACGGCGCGCCCGAGCAGGTGGAGTCCGCCGTGCGCGAGCGGGGCGAGGTGCGCTTCCTCGGTCGCCCGGCGCCGTCGCTCCTCCCGGCGGGACACCCGGTGGCGCGCGTCCTCCTCACGGGCCAGGCCGAGCTCATCCCCACCGATGAATTGCTGGCGGGGCTCTTCGGGGCGGGGGAGTGGGGGCGCGGCGCGGTGGTGCCGATGCGCGTGGACGGGCGCATCATCGGCGCCATCGTGCTGGCGGGCGGGGCGGAGGAAGGGTGGGGCACCGAGGAGCTGGCGATGGCCGAGGAGCTGGCCCGCCGCGCCGCGCTGGCCGTGGAGCGGGCGCGGCTGTACGAGCGCGCCCTCGCCGCCAACGTCGCCAAGAGCCAGTTCCTGGCGACGATGAGCCACGAGATCCGCACCCCCATCAACGCCATCATCGGCTACGCGGAGCTGCTGGAGATCGGCATCGCCGGGCCGCTCACCGAGGGGCAGGCGGGGTACCTGGAGCGCGTGCGCTACAGCAGCCGGCACCTGCTGGGGCTGATCAACGACATCCTCGATCTCGCCAAGGTGGAGGCGGGGGAGATGCGCTTCGCCCGCGAGCGGGTGCCCGCGGAGGAGGCGGCCGCCTCGGTGGTGGCGATGATCCTTCCGCAGGCGGAGGCCAAGGGGGTGCGGCTGGCGGCGGAGGTGTGCCAGGCCGGCGCCGAGCTGCTGGGCGACGGCGACCGCATCCGCCAGGTGCTCCTCAACCTCGTCTCCAACGCGGTCAAGTTCACGCACGCGGGCGGGCGCGTGACGGTGCGCTCCGGCACCTCCTCCGCCCCGCCGCCGGGGACTCCGCTCCCCGGCACCGGCCCGTGGGGCTTCGTGGAGGTGGCGGATACGGGGATCGGCATCCCGGGGGAGCAGCTCGCGCGCATCTTCGACCCCTTCACGCAGGTGGACGGAACCCACACTCGGCAGCAGGGCGGCACCGGACTGGGGCTGGCGATCTCGCGCACGTTCGCGCGGCGCATGGGGGGCGAGGTGTCCGTGTGGAGCATGCCGGGCGAGGGCTCCGTCTTCACCCTCTGGCTCCCCGCCGCCGAGCTGCCCGTGGCCGAGGCGCCCGCCGCCGCCGCCGTGCCCAGCGAGGTGCCGGGGCTGGCCAGCGTGGGCCGCGTGCTGGAGGAGCGGGTGGAGGAGGTGCTCGCCGCCTGGACGCAGCGCATCGGGCGCGACCCCGCGCTTCCCCACGCGCGCGGCGTGGAGTGGGTGCAGCTGGAGTACGCCCTGCTCTTCGAGGAGGCGGAGCGCGTCCTGCGCCGCCACGTCTCCGCCCTGACCGACGCGGACCCCGGCCCGGCGCTCGAAGTGGTGCGCGGGGTGATCGACCGCGCGGCGGAGCTGGCGGTGGAGGGGCACGCCGTTCCCCACGAGATCGTCGCGGCGATCGCGGAGGCGGACCGCGTGATCGGCCGCACGCGCCAGGCGGTGCGCCGCCTGCACGGGCGCGTGGAACCGCGCAGGCGGACGGACGCCGGCGAGGGGCGCTAG
- a CDS encoding HlyD family efflux transporter periplasmic adaptor subunit, whose protein sequence is MSDPTGPAPAPGAEPPPQEGHFVTLPNGRRVFVRPVKPYLVAVGEESTAQPHANGGDPPPASPPERPAPAADPGASRGMPELPEGELQEIVSIVPGALVRWGITAIAAVTVVLLSIAAVVRYPVVIGGAATVTTPEAPVRLAAPAGGEIQSLLARDGQAARAGDVLAVLRNPADYRSVLAMRGALKASAQGEFPALGGTGTGLGALGDIMLPLAAYEAARAELAAHARDPLGPGRAASLQTQIERQRALYTSAVARIGLLETDTALAGRERMRSREMVARQLLSPAEGEKAETAYLAKLQALESGRNEVLSQQMRVAELERSLLEASQSRIDVGRKLRQDAEKALAALQEALAQWETRYLLRAPVAGRVSFFRRLAEGQYVAPGDPVIAVVPHTGRPVALVRVSDHGIGRVRPGQRVIFRFFAYPYQEFGTVEGVVRGLSLVANEPAAQSEGRPEYLVRVDLPRGLITNQGTRLPLHQEMGARAEIVAENQSVLQRLLAQFTRGAR, encoded by the coding sequence GTGAGCGACCCCACCGGCCCGGCGCCCGCCCCCGGCGCGGAGCCCCCGCCGCAGGAAGGCCACTTCGTAACGCTGCCGAACGGCAGGCGGGTCTTCGTGCGCCCGGTGAAGCCCTACCTGGTTGCCGTCGGCGAGGAGAGCACGGCCCAGCCCCACGCCAACGGCGGCGATCCGCCCCCCGCTTCACCCCCGGAGCGTCCCGCGCCCGCCGCCGATCCCGGCGCATCGCGGGGGATGCCGGAGCTCCCGGAGGGGGAGCTGCAGGAGATCGTCTCCATCGTGCCCGGGGCACTCGTCCGGTGGGGGATCACGGCCATCGCGGCGGTCACCGTGGTCCTGCTGTCGATCGCCGCGGTGGTGCGCTACCCGGTGGTGATCGGGGGAGCGGCCACGGTGACCACCCCGGAGGCGCCGGTGCGGCTCGCGGCGCCCGCGGGCGGCGAAATCCAGAGCCTGCTGGCCCGCGACGGCCAGGCGGCCCGTGCCGGTGACGTGCTGGCCGTGCTGCGCAACCCGGCCGACTACCGCAGCGTGCTGGCGATGCGCGGGGCGCTGAAGGCGTCCGCGCAGGGTGAGTTCCCCGCATTGGGCGGCACGGGAACGGGCCTCGGCGCCCTGGGCGACATCATGCTGCCGCTGGCGGCCTACGAGGCCGCGCGCGCCGAGCTGGCCGCCCATGCGCGCGACCCCCTCGGTCCCGGGCGCGCCGCCTCGCTGCAAACCCAGATCGAGCGGCAGCGGGCGCTCTACACCTCAGCCGTCGCCCGCATCGGCCTGCTGGAGACCGATACGGCTCTGGCCGGGCGAGAGCGGATGCGCAGCCGCGAGATGGTGGCCCGGCAACTCCTATCGCCCGCGGAGGGAGAGAAGGCGGAGACCGCGTATCTCGCCAAGCTGCAGGCGTTGGAAAGCGGCCGCAACGAGGTCCTGTCACAACAGATGCGGGTCGCGGAACTGGAGCGCTCACTTCTGGAGGCCAGCCAGTCGCGCATCGACGTAGGCCGGAAGCTCCGCCAGGACGCCGAGAAGGCGCTGGCGGCGCTTCAGGAGGCGCTCGCCCAGTGGGAGACGCGGTATCTGCTGCGGGCCCCGGTTGCGGGACGCGTGAGCTTCTTCCGCCGCCTGGCCGAGGGGCAGTACGTGGCCCCGGGCGATCCGGTGATCGCGGTGGTCCCCCACACGGGACGTCCGGTTGCGCTGGTGCGGGTCTCGGACCATGGGATCGGGCGGGTGCGCCCGGGGCAGCGCGTGATCTTTCGGTTCTTTGCCTACCCGTACCAGGAGTTCGGAACGGTGGAGGGGGTGGTGCGTGGGCTCTCCCTGGTCGCCAACGAGCCGGCCGCCCAATCGGAGGGGCGCCCCGAGTACCTGGTCAGGGTGGATCTGCCGCGCGGGTTGATCACCAACCAGGGGACGAGGCTGCCGCTGCACCAGGAGATGGGGGCGCGGGCCGAGATCGTGGCCGAGAACCAGAGCGTGCTGCAGCGCCTCCTGGCCCAGTTTACCCGCGGCGCGCGCTGA
- a CDS encoding peptidase domain-containing ABC transporter, which produces MSTSTPTRPRLRAKFPFYKQHDAFDCGPSCVRMVARHYGKTVGLQTLRDRMFQDRQGVSLLNVSYVAESIGFRTVSAKTDFESLAEKAPLPCIVHWNQNHFVVVHRIAKGRVYVADPSRGLTSYPAEEFVQRWASIPSNGKQLGIVLLLEPTATLYSQQDDGEEDHRSLGFLLRYASGYRSYFVQVVLGMLLVSMLQLLFPFLSQALVDHGIGRQDLNFVNVVLAAQLMLIFSRTVVEFLRNRLLVYVGTRVFISITADFLLKLLRLPVSFFDQRQIGDITQRISDNQRIQQFVTTTTLNVTFSTMSLVVFSAVLAWYSLAIFGVFVLGSALYVGYIFLFLSRRRDLDHRRFSEQAKSYNAVAEIITGMPEIKVANAEQVKRWGWERIQARLFRVQLQSLSLDQAQDGGAMLINEVKNVLVTVLAAKQVIDGTMTLGMLLAIQYIIGQMNGPIAQLVAFVHSVQDAKISLERLAEIHEKPDEEQVESTIHLLPERRDLELRGVTFSYGGPGATPVLEGIDLTIPAGTVTAIVGPSGSGKSTLLKLLLKFYEPTAGEISLGGIRLGLVANRVWRGSCGVVLQDGQIFSDTIAGNVAFGAETVDLRRLVDAARVANIHEYVERLPIGYNTRIGREGVGMSEGQKQRLLIARAVYKDPAFLFFDEATSALDANNERVIMDNLRSFFRGRTVLVIAHRLSTVRDADQIVVLEQGRVVERGTHDDLTALRGRYYTLVKNQLELGT; this is translated from the coding sequence ATGTCCACGAGCACTCCCACGCGACCCCGGCTGCGGGCCAAGTTCCCTTTCTACAAGCAGCACGACGCCTTCGACTGCGGCCCCAGCTGCGTGCGGATGGTGGCTCGCCACTACGGGAAGACGGTGGGGCTGCAGACGCTCCGCGACCGCATGTTCCAGGACCGGCAGGGCGTGTCGCTGCTGAACGTGAGCTACGTGGCCGAGTCCATCGGCTTCCGCACCGTGTCGGCGAAGACGGACTTCGAGTCGCTCGCCGAGAAGGCGCCCCTCCCCTGCATCGTGCACTGGAACCAGAACCACTTCGTGGTGGTGCACCGCATCGCGAAGGGGCGCGTGTACGTGGCCGACCCGTCGCGGGGGCTGACCAGCTACCCGGCCGAGGAGTTCGTGCAGCGCTGGGCCTCCATCCCGTCCAACGGAAAGCAGCTGGGGATCGTCCTGCTGCTGGAGCCCACCGCCACGCTCTATTCGCAGCAGGACGATGGCGAGGAGGACCACCGCAGCCTCGGGTTCCTGCTGCGCTACGCCAGCGGCTACCGGAGCTACTTCGTGCAGGTGGTGCTGGGGATGCTGCTGGTGAGCATGCTGCAGCTCCTCTTCCCCTTCCTCTCGCAGGCGCTCGTCGACCACGGCATAGGGCGGCAGGATCTCAACTTCGTCAACGTGGTGCTGGCCGCGCAGCTGATGCTCATCTTCAGCCGCACGGTGGTGGAGTTCCTGCGCAACCGGCTCCTGGTCTACGTCGGCACGCGGGTCTTCATCTCCATCACCGCGGACTTCCTGCTCAAGCTCCTCCGGCTCCCGGTCTCCTTCTTCGACCAGCGCCAGATCGGCGACATCACGCAGCGGATCAGCGACAACCAGCGCATCCAGCAGTTCGTCACCACCACCACGCTCAACGTGACCTTCTCCACGATGAGCCTGGTGGTGTTCAGCGCGGTGCTGGCCTGGTACAGCCTGGCGATCTTTGGGGTGTTCGTGCTCGGAAGCGCCCTGTACGTGGGGTACATCTTCCTCTTCCTCTCCAGGCGGCGCGACCTGGACCACCGGCGCTTTTCCGAGCAGGCCAAGAGCTACAACGCCGTCGCCGAGATCATCACCGGGATGCCGGAGATCAAGGTGGCCAACGCGGAGCAGGTGAAGCGCTGGGGGTGGGAGCGCATCCAGGCGCGGCTCTTCCGGGTGCAGCTGCAGTCGCTCTCGCTGGACCAGGCGCAGGACGGCGGCGCGATGCTCATCAACGAGGTCAAGAACGTGCTGGTGACCGTCCTGGCCGCCAAGCAGGTGATCGACGGCACGATGACGCTGGGGATGCTGCTGGCCATCCAGTACATCATCGGGCAGATGAACGGCCCCATCGCCCAGCTGGTGGCCTTCGTCCACTCGGTGCAGGACGCCAAGATCAGCCTGGAGCGCCTGGCGGAGATCCACGAGAAGCCAGACGAGGAGCAGGTCGAGTCCACGATCCACCTCCTCCCGGAGCGCCGCGACCTGGAGCTGCGCGGCGTCACCTTCAGCTACGGTGGCCCCGGGGCCACCCCGGTGCTGGAGGGGATCGACCTGACCATCCCCGCGGGAACGGTCACGGCCATCGTGGGGCCGAGCGGGAGCGGAAAGTCCACACTGCTGAAGCTGCTGCTGAAGTTCTACGAACCCACTGCGGGGGAGATCTCGCTGGGGGGAATCCGCCTGGGGCTGGTGGCGAACCGCGTCTGGCGGGGGAGTTGCGGCGTGGTGCTGCAGGACGGGCAGATCTTCTCCGATACCATTGCGGGCAACGTGGCCTTCGGCGCAGAGACGGTCGACCTGCGCCGGCTGGTGGATGCGGCCCGGGTGGCGAACATCCACGAGTACGTGGAGCGTCTCCCCATCGGCTACAACACGCGGATCGGGCGCGAGGGGGTGGGGATGAGCGAGGGGCAGAAGCAGCGGCTGCTGATCGCCCGGGCCGTGTACAAGGACCCCGCGTTCCTCTTCTTCGACGAAGCCACCAGCGCGCTGGACGCCAACAACGAGCGGGTCATCATGGACAACCTGCGCAGCTTCTTCCGGGGGCGCACGGTTCTGGTGATCGCGCACCGGCTCTCCACCGTCCGCGACGCCGACCAGATCGTGGTGCTGGAGCAGGGACGGGTGGTGGAGCGCGGGACGCACGACGACCTGACGGCGCTGCGCGGGCGCTACTATACGCTGGTGAAGAACCAGCTGGAGCTGGGCACGTGA
- the gwsS gene encoding grasp-with-spasm system SPASM domain peptide maturase codes for MPFRLYANCIAVRGARRGLICDLQRRRYYPVPLSLLDTLERHRDHERDEVYAGYSPEARGVLDEYFAALTGQELGWWCDEPDRFPEMELAWDYPGSVSNAIIDTGPESDHDYGEIFRQLDDLGCRTVQLRFFAPVALARMDEILAETDTSGFRSIELLLPFTHETDDEGLGGLIARHPRVLSLFCHSAPERRLGPAPFITATIAYHTERLDSSAHCGQVHPAYFVVSLPLFTESQRHNSCLNRKVSVDEHGEIRNCPSMPGSYGNARDTSLHSAVARADFREVWEINKDQIEVCRDCEFRHICTDCRAFVRNPDDRYSKPSRCAYDPYTATWKAEPAPGQLTAAPAMAAAAG; via the coding sequence ATGCCATTCCGACTGTACGCAAACTGCATCGCCGTGCGCGGGGCGCGCCGGGGACTGATCTGCGATCTTCAGCGCCGCCGCTACTACCCCGTGCCCCTGAGCCTGCTCGACACGCTTGAACGCCACCGCGACCATGAGCGCGACGAGGTGTACGCCGGCTACTCCCCGGAAGCGCGCGGCGTGCTCGACGAGTACTTCGCCGCGCTCACGGGCCAGGAGCTGGGCTGGTGGTGCGACGAGCCCGACCGCTTCCCGGAGATGGAGCTGGCCTGGGACTACCCGGGCAGCGTGTCCAACGCCATCATCGACACGGGGCCTGAGAGCGACCACGACTACGGCGAGATCTTCCGGCAGCTGGACGACCTGGGGTGCCGGACGGTGCAGCTGCGCTTCTTCGCGCCGGTGGCGCTGGCGCGGATGGACGAGATTCTGGCGGAGACCGACACCAGCGGCTTCCGCTCCATCGAGCTGCTCCTTCCCTTCACCCACGAGACCGATGACGAAGGCCTGGGGGGCCTCATAGCCCGGCACCCGCGGGTGCTCTCGCTGTTCTGCCACTCCGCTCCCGAGCGGCGGCTGGGCCCGGCTCCCTTCATCACGGCGACCATCGCGTACCACACCGAGCGGCTAGACTCGTCCGCGCACTGCGGGCAGGTGCACCCGGCGTACTTCGTGGTCTCTCTCCCCCTCTTCACCGAGTCGCAACGCCACAACAGCTGCCTGAACCGCAAGGTATCGGTGGACGAGCACGGCGAGATCCGCAACTGCCCCTCGATGCCGGGAAGCTACGGCAACGCGCGCGACACCTCGCTGCACAGCGCGGTGGCGCGGGCCGACTTCCGCGAGGTGTGGGAGATCAACAAGGACCAGATCGAGGTGTGCAGGGACTGCGAGTTCCGCCACATCTGCACCGACTGCCGCGCCTTCGTGCGCAATCCGGACGACCGGTATTCGAAGCCGTCCCGGTGCGCCTACGACCCGTACACGGCTACCTGGAAGGCCGAGCCCGCTCCCGGCCAGCTGACCGCGGCCCCCGCGATGGCTGCCGCCGCGGGCTGA
- the gwsG gene encoding grasp-with-spasm system ATP-grasp peptide maturase, giving the protein MPSWTPLPGGAQPPGSPELLVLSQGAGESTTEQVLDWLRHEGVRAVRLNGDDFNGTLPFALRLGGSTPDSFRVWMDGEPIDLVRLPFGWFRRWHSRSNLQYLLEGHETVEEASMGRQVFDFLTSELRELRQVVVETFAGERGLSTPGRTGRNKLSVLQLAAAQGLRIPATLVTNDRDHLRSFLGEHGRVVTKPIGNCMSVDVPDSNFVMFTSAVEEELVDRLPPRFFPSLFQERVEKAYELRVFVLDGRCWSMAMFSQRSEQTSVDFRGDYGSGTSRSVPYQLPAEVEQQLLRTMEAVKLRTGSVDLIRTPEGEYVFLEINPVGQFGMVSIPCNYYLERHVARFLRAECRHEQA; this is encoded by the coding sequence ATGCCGAGCTGGACTCCACTTCCCGGGGGCGCGCAGCCGCCGGGCTCGCCCGAGCTGTTGGTGCTGAGCCAGGGCGCTGGCGAGTCGACCACTGAGCAGGTACTCGACTGGCTAAGGCACGAAGGGGTGCGCGCCGTCCGCCTGAACGGCGACGACTTCAACGGCACCCTTCCCTTCGCCCTCCGCCTTGGCGGCAGTACTCCCGATTCCTTCCGGGTGTGGATGGACGGCGAGCCGATCGACCTGGTGCGGCTCCCGTTCGGCTGGTTCCGGCGCTGGCACAGCCGCTCAAATCTTCAGTATCTGCTGGAGGGCCACGAGACGGTTGAAGAGGCTTCGATGGGGCGCCAAGTCTTCGACTTCCTGACCAGCGAGCTGCGCGAGCTCCGGCAGGTGGTGGTCGAGACCTTCGCGGGGGAGCGGGGGCTGTCCACGCCCGGGAGGACGGGGAGGAACAAGCTCTCGGTGCTGCAGCTTGCGGCAGCGCAGGGGCTTCGCATTCCCGCCACGCTCGTCACCAACGACCGCGACCACCTGCGGAGCTTCCTGGGCGAGCACGGGCGCGTTGTCACCAAGCCGATCGGCAACTGCATGTCCGTCGACGTTCCGGACAGCAACTTCGTGATGTTCACCTCGGCCGTGGAAGAGGAGCTGGTGGACCGGCTCCCGCCGCGGTTCTTCCCCTCGCTCTTTCAGGAGCGGGTGGAGAAGGCGTACGAGCTGCGCGTCTTCGTACTGGACGGGCGTTGCTGGTCGATGGCGATGTTCTCCCAGCGCAGCGAGCAGACCAGCGTCGACTTCCGGGGAGACTACGGCAGCGGGACGAGCCGCAGCGTCCCCTACCAGCTTCCGGCCGAGGTCGAGCAACAGTTGCTCCGGACGATGGAGGCGGTGAAGCTGCGGACGGGGTCGGTGGACCTGATCCGGACGCCCGAAGGGGAGTACGTCTTTCTCGAGATCAACCCGGTGGGGCAGTTCGGGATGGTGTCCATCCCCTGCAACTATTACCTCGAGCGCCACGTCGCCCGATTCCTCCGCGCGGAGTGCCGTCATGAGCAAGCTTGA
- a CDS encoding aldo/keto reductase: MSSQPIDAARSGTFMLGGDLPVNRLGFGAMRITGTGIWGPPADRAEAIAVLRRAVELGVNLIDTAEAYGPHVSEELIREALHPYPDGLVIATKGGFDRPGPDQWETNGRPERLREGVKGSLRRLGLERIDLYQLHRIDPDVPADEQFGALVELQREGKIRHIGLSETTVEEIEAARRHFPVASVQNRYNLGDREWESVVDHCDREGIGFIPWYPLAVGKLAEDGGPLAEIAARHGARPAQAALAWLLRRTPVMLPIPGTSRVKHLEENVAGAGIELSEEDFTSLAS, translated from the coding sequence TTGTCATCGCAACCGATCGACGCCGCCCGGAGCGGCACCTTCATGCTGGGCGGCGACCTTCCGGTCAACCGGCTGGGCTTCGGCGCCATGCGCATCACGGGGACGGGGATCTGGGGTCCGCCCGCCGACCGCGCGGAGGCCATCGCGGTGCTGCGGCGCGCGGTGGAGCTGGGGGTGAACCTGATCGACACCGCCGAGGCGTACGGCCCGCACGTGAGCGAGGAGCTGATCCGCGAGGCGCTGCACCCGTACCCCGACGGCCTCGTGATCGCCACCAAGGGCGGGTTCGACCGCCCCGGCCCGGACCAGTGGGAGACGAACGGGCGCCCGGAGCGGCTCCGCGAGGGGGTGAAGGGGAGCCTGCGCCGCCTCGGCCTGGAGCGCATCGACCTGTACCAGCTCCACCGCATCGACCCCGACGTCCCCGCCGACGAGCAGTTCGGCGCCCTCGTCGAACTCCAGCGCGAGGGGAAGATCCGGCACATCGGCCTTTCCGAGACGACGGTGGAGGAGATCGAGGCGGCGCGGCGCCACTTCCCGGTCGCGTCGGTGCAGAACCGCTACAACCTGGGCGACCGCGAGTGGGAATCGGTCGTGGACCACTGCGACCGCGAGGGGATCGGCTTCATCCCCTGGTACCCGCTGGCCGTGGGCAAGCTGGCGGAGGACGGCGGCCCGCTGGCCGAAATCGCGGCGCGGCACGGTGCGCGCCCGGCGCAGGCCGCCCTCGCCTGGCTCCTGCGGCGCACGCCCGTCATGCTCCCCATCCCCGGCACCTCCAGAGTCAAGCACCTGGAGGAGAACGTCGCCGGGGCGGGGATCGAGCTGTCCGAGGAGGACTTCACGAGCCTGGCCTCCTGA
- the wrbA gene encoding NAD(P)H:quinone oxidoreductase produces MANVRLAIVYYSTYGTNHRMAEIAAEAAQAEGAEVRLLKVRETAPEGVVNGQDAWKAQAERTAHVPEATLEDMDWANAILFSAPTRFGVSASQMRAFIDQLGPLWGRGGLANKAVSAMTSAQNNNGGQETTLIGMYTTFMHWGAILVPPGYTDPAIFASGGNPYGASVTQSGTVGPEDEATIRHQARRLVQVAAKLAA; encoded by the coding sequence ATGGCAAACGTGCGGCTGGCGATCGTCTATTACAGCACCTACGGCACCAACCACCGGATGGCCGAGATCGCCGCGGAAGCGGCGCAGGCCGAGGGGGCGGAAGTACGGCTCCTCAAGGTGCGCGAGACGGCGCCCGAGGGCGTCGTCAACGGGCAGGACGCGTGGAAGGCGCAGGCGGAGCGCACCGCGCACGTACCCGAGGCCACCCTGGAAGACATGGACTGGGCTAACGCCATCCTCTTCAGCGCCCCCACCCGCTTCGGCGTGTCGGCGAGCCAGATGCGCGCCTTCATCGACCAGCTGGGGCCGCTGTGGGGCCGCGGCGGGCTGGCCAACAAGGCGGTGAGCGCCATGACCAGCGCCCAGAACAACAACGGCGGGCAGGAGACGACGCTGATCGGGATGTACACCACCTTCATGCACTGGGGCGCCATCCTGGTGCCGCCCGGCTACACCGACCCGGCGATCTTCGCCAGCGGCGGCAACCCGTACGGCGCCAGCGTCACCCAGTCGGGCACCGTGGGCCCCGAGGACGAGGCCACCATCCGCCACCAGGCGCGGCGCCTGGTGCAGGTCGCGGCCAAGCTGGCCGCCTGA
- a CDS encoding MarR family transcriptional regulator — protein MPPRDAQAESLRLWVVFARAHAAVAARAQADVARHGLTVAEFGVLEALHHKGPLLLSELKEKILVSNAGVTYLVDRLEARGLVERRRCDRDRRAYYAHLTDDGTAFVKRIFPEHAAAIEEAFSVLDPAERATATELLRRVGLHAASDA, from the coding sequence ATGCCGCCACGCGACGCACAAGCCGAGTCCCTCCGCCTCTGGGTCGTCTTCGCCCGGGCGCACGCGGCGGTCGCGGCGCGCGCGCAGGCGGACGTGGCGCGGCACGGGCTGACCGTGGCGGAGTTCGGGGTGCTGGAGGCGCTGCACCACAAGGGCCCGCTGCTGCTGAGCGAGCTCAAGGAGAAGATCCTCGTCTCCAACGCCGGCGTCACCTACCTGGTGGACCGGCTGGAGGCGCGGGGCCTGGTGGAGCGCCGCCGCTGCGACCGCGACCGGCGCGCCTACTACGCGCACCTCACGGACGACGGCACCGCCTTCGTGAAGCGCATCTTCCCGGAGCACGCCGCCGCCATCGAGGAAGCCTTCTCCGTCCTCGACCCCGCCGAGCGCGCCACGGCGACCGAGTTGCTGCGCCGCGTTGGCCTGCACGCCGCGAGCGATGCGTGA